The DNA region AACTCCGATAGCTATGGAAGAAGGATTAAGATTTGCTATTCGTGAAGGTGGTAGAACAGTAGGTGCTGGAGTTGTTACTAAGATTCTTGGGTAATTAGACCAAAATAGAGACTAGGTCTTTCGGGCCTAGTCTCTTTAAGATTGTATATACTAGGATAATTCTAGATATAAATGGTTAAAATTATAAAGGGTTAATACTATTACGTTTATTTTTGTTGACATAGATTTTA from Tepidimicrobium xylanilyticum includes:
- a CDS encoding EF-Tu C-terminal domain-related protein → TPIAMEEGLRFAIREGGRTVGAGVVTKILG